One Leptolyngbya ohadii IS1 genomic window carries:
- a CDS encoding ABC transporter permease, with protein MAHSSTIEPGSPHFAPLSSEKRYLKPSVFWSIRQGFPRSLSLALGTLALLIPFLIWAGVSYAGLVPPMFLPTPTAVLQAGWTMLTENNLLLDIAVSTARVAGGFLLAALIGVPIGWAMGTFHSMDSLFAPIVGTVRYMPVTAFVPLIVIWVGLGEASKILIILLGVVFYNAIMVADAVKFIPNEMINVAYTLGATRRDVFFQVILPATFPSVLDTLRVNISGAWTFLVIAELLAAQSGLGFRILQAQRFLQTDKVLFCIAVIGVIGLIIDVGLKRLSAKLTPWADQIRS; from the coding sequence GTGGCTCACTCTAGTACAATCGAACCGGGCAGCCCCCATTTTGCCCCCCTATCATCCGAAAAGCGTTATCTCAAACCGTCCGTCTTCTGGAGCATTCGCCAGGGATTTCCCCGCAGCTTGTCACTCGCCCTTGGAACGCTGGCACTCCTGATCCCGTTTCTGATCTGGGCAGGGGTCAGCTATGCCGGACTTGTACCGCCCATGTTCCTGCCCACTCCTACAGCGGTACTTCAAGCTGGGTGGACGATGCTTACAGAAAATAATCTGCTGCTGGATATTGCAGTGAGTACGGCAAGGGTGGCAGGGGGATTTTTGCTGGCGGCGTTAATCGGTGTGCCGATCGGTTGGGCAATGGGGACGTTTCATAGTATGGATAGCCTGTTTGCCCCGATCGTGGGAACGGTGCGCTATATGCCCGTCACCGCATTCGTGCCGCTGATTGTCATCTGGGTCGGCTTAGGCGAAGCCTCAAAAATTCTGATTATTCTCCTGGGGGTGGTGTTTTACAACGCCATCATGGTGGCAGATGCGGTGAAGTTTATTCCCAATGAAATGATCAACGTCGCCTACACGCTGGGCGCAACCCGCAGAGATGTCTTCTTTCAGGTCATTTTGCCTGCTACGTTCCCCAGTGTGCTGGATACGCTGCGCGTTAATATCTCTGGTGCCTGGACGTTTTTGGTGATTGCTGAACTGCTGGCGGCGCAAAGCGGTCTGGGCTTCCGGATTTTGCAGGCTCAGCGATTTCTGCAAACGGATAAGGTGCTGTTTTGCATTGCCGTCATTGGTGTGATTGGGCTAATCATCGACGTGGGTCTGAAGCGGCTTTCGGCAAAGCTAACGCCCTGGGCAGATCAGATTCGCAGCTGA
- a CDS encoding ABC transporter ATP-binding protein → MEIRSLSKLFSMRGDKSLTVLQDINLRIYPREFVCLVGSSGCGKSTLLNIAAGLVPPTTGQVLVDGEDVTGLPGSDRGMVFQGYTLYPWRTVAQNVAFGLQLRKLPKVEQKERVSYFLDVVGLTQFANAYPKQLSGGMKQRVAIARALANEPSVLLMDEPFGALDAQTKEQMQQFLLNVWEKTHITVLMITHDVEEAIFLAQRVYVMGARPGRIKQVIETHLPEHHDLEIKLSPEFINIKRDIIHALHEEGN, encoded by the coding sequence ATGGAGATCCGTTCTCTCTCCAAGCTTTTTTCAATGCGCGGGGATAAGTCCCTCACCGTTCTTCAGGACATCAACCTGAGAATCTATCCCAGGGAGTTTGTTTGTTTAGTGGGTTCATCGGGCTGCGGTAAATCGACGCTGCTCAACATTGCTGCCGGGTTGGTTCCTCCAACAACAGGACAGGTGCTGGTGGATGGCGAAGATGTCACAGGTCTACCAGGTTCCGATCGCGGCATGGTGTTTCAGGGCTACACGCTCTATCCCTGGCGAACGGTGGCGCAAAACGTGGCGTTTGGGTTGCAGCTGCGAAAACTGCCCAAGGTGGAACAAAAGGAGCGAGTCTCCTACTTCCTGGATGTAGTAGGTTTAACCCAGTTTGCCAACGCCTACCCCAAACAGCTATCTGGCGGCATGAAACAGCGGGTGGCGATCGCCCGTGCCCTGGCAAACGAACCTTCGGTGCTGCTGATGGACGAGCCGTTTGGCGCACTGGATGCCCAGACCAAGGAGCAAATGCAGCAGTTTTTGCTAAACGTTTGGGAAAAGACGCACATTACCGTCCTGATGATTACCCATGATGTTGAGGAAGCAATATTCCTGGCTCAGCGGGTTTATGTCATGGGAGCGCGCCCAGGTCGGATCAAGCAGGTGATCGAAACCCATCTGCCGGAGCATCACGATCTGGAAATTAAGCTTTCGCCGGAGTTCATTAACATCAAGCGAGACATCATTCATGCGCTGCATGAGGAAGGCAACTGA
- a CDS encoding ABC transporter substrate-binding protein has translation MNRTDYLLNRRRALMLLGGLAGGLALHGCTGGGTATSSGSASQPITSGVNPWPGYAGHFVALQKGLFKEEGLDVREAFFQSNSEEITAFLARQLDVAWLTSGDVIQCIDKDPTIRIIYVVDYSNGSDGIIGRNINSPADLKGKTIARENILFANVLLQAYLAKSGLTEADITLKDMSAADSAAAFASGQVDAAVTYEPWLTKAAKDGGGEVIFNTKDTNLIADVIATRQDFIETRKTDLQAYLQAVDKAVKLINAGDPEAIKITADKLGVAEAEAKAQISGVKIFDIEMNKSLGFNASDPNNVMKNFEINVKEGNRMKILSNEPKLENIYDSSIVMSL, from the coding sequence ATGAACCGGACTGATTATTTGCTGAATCGTCGTCGTGCGCTGATGCTGTTGGGCGGACTGGCAGGCGGGCTAGCATTACATGGCTGCACAGGGGGTGGAACAGCCACTTCCTCTGGTTCTGCCTCCCAGCCGATTACTTCTGGGGTGAATCCTTGGCCCGGCTACGCGGGACATTTTGTAGCGCTACAAAAGGGGTTGTTCAAAGAGGAGGGGCTGGATGTTCGAGAAGCCTTCTTTCAAAGCAATAGCGAGGAAATTACTGCCTTCCTGGCACGACAGCTTGATGTTGCCTGGTTGACCTCAGGGGATGTCATTCAATGTATTGATAAAGATCCAACGATCCGCATAATTTACGTTGTGGATTATTCCAATGGCTCGGACGGCATCATTGGGCGTAACATCAACTCTCCAGCAGATCTGAAGGGGAAGACGATCGCCCGCGAGAATATTCTGTTTGCGAACGTGCTGCTGCAAGCGTACCTTGCAAAGAGCGGTTTGACTGAAGCAGATATCACCTTGAAGGATATGAGTGCAGCAGACTCAGCGGCGGCATTTGCGTCGGGTCAGGTTGATGCTGCTGTCACCTACGAACCGTGGCTCACCAAAGCAGCGAAGGATGGTGGCGGTGAAGTCATTTTCAACACCAAGGATACTAACCTGATCGCCGATGTCATTGCCACCCGACAAGATTTTATCGAAACGCGCAAGACCGATTTGCAGGCATATTTGCAGGCAGTGGACAAGGCAGTCAAGCTTATCAACGCAGGCGACCCAGAAGCAATCAAAATTACCGCAGACAAGCTAGGTGTTGCTGAAGCAGAAGCCAAAGCGCAAATTTCCGGTGTCAAAATCTTTGATATCGAAATGAATAAGTCGCTGGGCTTTAATGCGAGCGATCCGAATAATGTAATGAAAAACTTTGAGATAAATGTGAAGGAGGGAAATCGGATGAAGATTCTCTCTAACGAGCCTAAGCTTGAAAATATCTACGATAGCTCGATCGTGATGTCGCTGTAG